A single region of the Ancylobacter novellus DSM 506 genome encodes:
- a CDS encoding iron-siderophore ABC transporter substrate-binding protein, with protein MPTLSRRAMLLGGLATSLALPRPAGAQAGRDAPAFPPSRIVSMDFGLAETLIEMGLPPIAIPNPGEWADWVVEPALPPGIANLGTDREPNLEVLAALKPDLIVSTPYLDGIKLLLERFAPTRTFSVYAPPVGSAYARSISATRALAADVGRRDAGEELIARAQATMEETRRQLATAGLAGRSLLVVNFLDTRHVRVYGKGSLFGDVMERTGLVNSWTKPSNYWGFSTVGIEELADSPASSLVYLEPISTDTLDRLAASPLWNSLPFVKAGRIHRLPPVLMFGMLPSAMRFARQIARVLVEASSNG; from the coding sequence ATGCCCACCCTTTCCCGCCGGGCGATGCTGCTCGGCGGGTTGGCGACCTCCCTCGCGCTGCCCCGACCGGCGGGCGCGCAGGCGGGAAGAGATGCGCCGGCTTTCCCACCTTCGCGGATCGTCTCGATGGATTTCGGCCTCGCCGAGACCCTCATCGAGATGGGCCTTCCGCCCATCGCCATTCCCAACCCCGGCGAATGGGCGGACTGGGTGGTCGAGCCGGCGCTGCCTCCCGGCATCGCCAATCTCGGCACCGACCGCGAGCCCAATCTCGAGGTGCTCGCCGCGCTGAAGCCGGACCTCATCGTCTCCACGCCCTATCTCGACGGCATCAAGCTGCTCTTGGAACGGTTCGCCCCGACGCGGACCTTCTCAGTCTATGCACCGCCCGTCGGCAGTGCCTACGCGCGCAGCATTAGTGCCACGCGCGCGCTTGCAGCCGATGTCGGCCGAAGGGATGCCGGCGAGGAACTGATCGCGCGGGCGCAGGCGACGATGGAGGAAACACGCCGCCAATTGGCCACCGCCGGCCTCGCCGGGCGCTCGCTGCTGGTGGTCAACTTCCTCGATACCCGGCATGTGCGGGTCTACGGCAAGGGCAGCCTCTTCGGCGACGTGATGGAGCGCACCGGCCTCGTCAATAGCTGGACGAAACCCAGCAATTACTGGGGGTTCAGCACGGTCGGCATCGAGGAACTGGCGGACAGCCCCGCCAGCAGCCTCGTCTATCTGGAACCGATCTCAACCGACACGCTGGACCGGCTGGCGGCGAGCCCGCTGTGGAACAGCCTACCCTTCGTGAAGGCCGGGCGGATCCACCGCCTGCCGCCGGTGCTGATGTTCGGCATGCTGCCCTCGGCCATGCGCTTCGCGCGCCAGATCGCCCGCGTCCTCGTCGAGGCGTCCTCCAATGGCTGA